One Lujinxingia sediminis DNA window includes the following coding sequences:
- a CDS encoding PEGA domain-containing protein, protein MAHLRPLWLAIAAIVTTALTFGPGTTAHAQVVAGLKTDYGPTVDAPLRDALNEGILDAFDQNSLYSYIRADRVRSQLNPVVRDCFTADCLIRAGEATGAQAGLRLSVREEGQIYDWSLDIFELQEGTALVEDRGVCELCGRAEVVNQVRTAIIANLATLNLSDRGAPPRAEALDTGSTQAATPGQKRLRISVVPADTRILLNDEDVGRGEVTLEVEPGQQELRFASETHRDLRETIIVSESSPELIMVRVHLSGAPAPQRMVVTRGDGFVDHIEDKRLAYGWAGVGAGALLTVAGILLIAQDGDPTCADGTAYSRCPTLYNTAAMGVTFTVLGTTAMAAGAVLLTWPLLAGEAEEAEPVSLNVGPALGRGFAGVRFGGRF, encoded by the coding sequence ATGGCACATCTTCGCCCTCTCTGGCTGGCCATCGCCGCCATCGTCACCACCGCGTTGACCTTTGGCCCGGGCACCACCGCCCACGCCCAGGTCGTCGCCGGTCTCAAAACCGACTACGGTCCTACCGTCGACGCCCCGCTGCGCGATGCCCTCAATGAGGGCATCCTCGATGCCTTCGACCAGAACTCCCTCTACAGCTACATTCGCGCCGACCGCGTACGCTCCCAGCTCAACCCGGTGGTGCGCGACTGCTTCACCGCCGACTGCCTCATCCGCGCCGGAGAGGCCACCGGTGCCCAGGCCGGCCTGCGCCTGAGCGTGCGCGAAGAGGGCCAGATCTATGACTGGTCGCTCGACATCTTCGAATTGCAGGAGGGCACCGCGCTCGTCGAAGATCGCGGCGTCTGCGAGCTCTGCGGCCGTGCTGAAGTCGTCAACCAGGTGCGGACCGCCATCATCGCCAACCTGGCCACACTCAACCTGAGCGATCGCGGCGCCCCGCCCCGCGCCGAGGCCCTGGACACCGGCTCGACTCAGGCGGCCACCCCCGGCCAGAAACGCCTGCGCATCAGCGTGGTGCCCGCCGACACCCGCATCCTCCTCAACGATGAGGACGTCGGCCGCGGCGAAGTCACCCTGGAGGTGGAGCCCGGCCAGCAGGAGCTTCGCTTTGCCTCGGAGACCCACCGCGACCTGCGCGAGACGATCATCGTCAGCGAATCCTCCCCGGAGCTCATCATGGTGCGGGTGCATTTAAGCGGAGCCCCCGCCCCCCAGCGCATGGTGGTCACCCGCGGCGACGGTTTTGTCGACCATATCGAAGACAAGCGCCTGGCCTACGGCTGGGCCGGCGTCGGCGCCGGTGCCCTCTTGACGGTAGCTGGCATCCTGCTGATCGCCCAGGATGGCGATCCGACCTGTGCCGATGGCACCGCCTACTCCCGCTGCCCCACCCTCTACAACACCGCAGCGATGGGCGTGACCTTCACCGTTCTGGGCACCACCGCCATGGCCGCCGGCGCCGTTCTGCTGACCTGGCCCTTGCTCGCCGGCGAAGCCGAAGAAGCCGAACCGGTCAGCCTTAATGTGGGCCCCGCCCTGGGCCGGGGCTTTGCCGGGGTGCGTTTCGGGGGACGCTTCTAA
- the murI gene encoding glutamate racemase: MNPQAQRPIGVFDSGVGGLTVMRALVEALPHEDLLYLGDTARVPYGNRGAETIRRYALNAARQLVGRNIKALVVACNTATAYALPALQDALEIPVFGVVDPVATLAARRSASGHIAMIGTRATVRSNSYTRALMNLRPDAHVHPIACPLLVPLAEEGWTEGPVVEQVLRHYLEPLASTPVDTMILGCTHYPLLHHAIASVAAEVMRRPLELLDSASATATALRETLAALSLHTPSTDPGSHRFLLTDLPEGFVETASRFFGHSVAERCEHVDIIDSFATSHG, encoded by the coding sequence ATGAACCCACAGGCCCAACGCCCCATCGGCGTCTTCGACAGCGGCGTCGGCGGTCTCACCGTCATGCGCGCCCTGGTCGAGGCGCTGCCCCACGAGGATCTTCTCTATCTGGGAGATACCGCGCGCGTTCCCTACGGAAACCGCGGCGCCGAGACCATCCGCCGCTACGCGCTCAACGCCGCTCGCCAGCTCGTCGGCCGCAACATCAAGGCCCTGGTCGTGGCCTGCAACACCGCCACCGCCTACGCCCTCCCGGCCCTCCAGGACGCCCTGGAGATCCCCGTCTTCGGTGTCGTCGACCCGGTGGCAACCCTGGCCGCGCGCCGCTCCGCCAGTGGACACATCGCCATGATCGGCACCCGAGCCACTGTGCGCAGCAACAGCTACACACGCGCGCTGATGAATCTTCGGCCCGACGCCCACGTCCACCCCATCGCCTGCCCGCTGCTCGTGCCCCTGGCCGAGGAGGGCTGGACCGAGGGTCCGGTCGTCGAGCAGGTGCTTCGCCACTACCTCGAGCCCCTGGCTTCCACCCCGGTCGACACCATGATCCTGGGCTGCACCCACTACCCCCTCTTGCACCACGCCATCGCCTCGGTCGCCGCCGAGGTGATGCGCCGCCCGCTTGAACTTCTCGACAGCGCCTCGGCCACCGCCACCGCGCTCCGAGAGACCCTGGCAGCCCTCTCCCTGCACACCCCTTCGACCGACCCGGGCTCCCACCGTTTCCTGCTCACCGATCTGCCCGAAGGCTTTGTCGAGACCGCCTCGCGCTTCTTCGGCCACTCCGTGGCCGAGCGCTGCGAACACGTCGACATCATCGACTCCTTCGCCACTTCCCACGGGTAA